Proteins found in one Bicyclus anynana chromosome 24, ilBicAnyn1.1, whole genome shotgun sequence genomic segment:
- the LOC112052414 gene encoding 60S ribosomal protein L10a-like, with product MSTFVSQERLTQAIDAVVREAGERNPGGDPEKVEMQIVLKTPDVLDKRPLKVCVLGDQQHCEEARGLDVPCMDVEALEKLNKSCKLVKKLAKKYDAFLASESIIKQIPRLLGPGLNKAGKFPSPLSHQESLSQKIEEMNAGVKCEPQRELRVSLLVGRSDMDADELTRSMCESVVNLQALLKRECRDVRPLQMQAQSGTPQRLY from the coding sequence ATGTCGACCTTTGTGTCCCAAGAGAGGCTGACCCAAGCCATCGACGCGGTGGTCCGCGAGGCGGGGGAAAGGAACCCGGGGGGCGACCCGGAGAAGGTGGAGATGCAGATCGTGCTGAAAACCCCCGACGTGCTGGACAAGCGGCCCTTGAAGGTGTGCGTGCTGGGCGACCAGCAGCACTGCGAGGAGGCGCGCGGCCTCGACGTGCCGTGCATGGACGTCGAGGCGCTGGAGAAGCTGAACAAGAGCTGTAAGCTCGTGAAGAAGCTGGCCAAGAAGTACGACGCGTTCCTCGCTTCCGAGTCGATCATCAAGCAGATCCCGCGCCTGCTGGGGCCCGGGCTCAACAAGGCCGGCAAGTTCCCCAGCCCGCTGTCCCACCAGGAGTCCCTGTCGCAGAAGATCGAGGAGATGAACGCCGGCGTGAAGTGCGAGCCGCAGAGGGAGCTGCGCGTGTCGCTGTTGGTCGGGCGCTCGGACATGGACGCGGACGAGCTGACGCGCAGCATGTGCGAGTCCGTGGTCAACCTGCAGGCGCTGCTGAAGAGGGAATGCAGGGACGTGCGCCCGCTGCAGATGCAGGCGCAGTCCGGCACGCCGCAGCGATTGTACTAG